The Salvelinus alpinus chromosome 21, SLU_Salpinus.1, whole genome shotgun sequence genome has a segment encoding these proteins:
- the LOC139547706 gene encoding rho GTPase-activating protein 35-like codes for MMMAKKQDVKAPTYNLVVVGLSGTEKEKGQCGVGKSCLCNRFVRPSADDFYLDHTSVLSTSDFGGRVVNNDHFLFWGETGRVLEEGPECRMHVVEQTEFIDDQTFQPHRSTALQPYIKRASSNKLASAEKLMYFCTDQLGLEQDFEQKQMPEGKLMVDGFLLCVDVSRGMNRSFDEQMKFITNLYNQLAKNKKPVVLVLTKCDEGVERYIKDSHTFALAKKNLQVVETSARSNVNVDLAFLTLVQLIDKGRGKPKIIPYFEALKQQSQQIASAKDHYEWQVSRIVKNHNETWPNINQRMQTSPEYKEYVFLEGTAKAKKLFQQHVHRLKQEHIERRRKVYLSTLPQALVSLVPALDEIDHLSWSGVQKVLETKRDFSHWFVVLDDTPWETTSHIDNMEDERIPEDLLETPVAETIYESHLEHLRNERKKGEMKWEFKEKLSASPFITAGKPWEEARSFIMNEDFYQWLEEPEYLDIYNRHQKEIIDRAKEDFQELLLEYSELFYELEVDAKPSKEKMGAIQEVLGEEQRFKALQKLQAERDALVLKHIHFVYHPTKETCPNSPHCVDCKIEQVLASKFPTRYSFFDSHKPGDGNADRINLVILGKDGLGRELANEIRALCTNDDRYVLDGKMYELSLRPIEGNVRLPVNSFHTPTFTPHGVLCLYNSKESLSYIVESIEKLRESTLGRRENSLFQLPMNLLLVTKRGVGSVRDIGGETAHTLILQGQQVAGKLQCGYLDPASPGVGYGRNVNEKQINQVLKGLLECRRPPGSIGSSSPPLPPSFRDSHSQPIPETDLRIVMCLMCGDDYDVEQLLSPLLLPQHCRPASSLSSGTSVLLELTVGAQRHTIDLSLLSFHSSFALRKSRLVHGYIAVYSARRKASMETLCAFLCEVQDIIPVQLLAVVESQAELSDSEAAREQVSQGEELAREIEARFNTVVCGPGGVVGGLHRIDLFQPFLKEVVEKRTIVEATHMYDNVAEACTTESMSPARCNSPSPINTLLDSEEDVEPSPPYPDGTPTSHLGGFKLPDLESSDAFSVISEISTFESKLNNKVPPQVRPKPPVRKVNLGPYMDQQGTNRRSLPPAVTWAPGSDGGYDPSDYAEPVDAVIKQRPTEEESIYSVPHDSTQGKIITIRNANKHSNGGGNGSDSEADSSSLERRRKMSALGVKPRLYRDRSKRLGKFSSFRTSFSIGSDDELGPPKAPEELGGAHKGDNSINEEGEDPKRRNILRSLRRNTKKPRPKPRHSLSKVESNYFGVPLASVVTPDRPIPLFIDKCIRYIEATGITTEGIYRVSGNKSEMESMQRQFDQDHNLDLVEKDFTIHTVAGAMKAFFSELPEPLVPYSHQIELVEAFKINDRDQRVHAMKDILRRFPRENYDVFKYVINHLNKVSQNNRLNLMTSENLSICFWPTLMRPDFTTMDALTATRTYQTIIESFIHQCAFFFYNQPLSDTPSGHASPTATLSSHGGTSAYSSLAYSSPSLTPAPAPYVMPATPPVIPHYGPPHTQMSPPHTPQSPIQALLPPLHPHHPPTEQHML; via the exons ATGATGATGGCAAAAAAGCAAGATGTGAAGGCGCCCACCTACAACCTGGTCGTGGTGGGCCTGTCCGgcacagagaaagagaaggggcaGTGTGGCGTAGGCAAGTCCTGCCTGTGCAACCGCTTCGTCCGTCCCAGCGCAGACGACTTTTACCTGGACCACACCTCCGTGCTAAGCACCAGCgacttcggaggacgcgtggtgAACAATGACCACTTCCTGTTCTGGGGGGAAACGGGGCGGGTGCTGGAGGAGGGGCCGGAATGCAGGATGCATGTGGTGGAGCAGACAGAGTTCATTGATGACCAGACGTTCCAGCCACACCGTTCCACAGCCCTCCAGCCTTACATCAAGAGAGCATCTTCCAACAAGCTGGCCTCTGCAGAAAAGCTGATGTACTTCTGCACAGACCAGCTAGGGCTGGAGCAGGACTTTGAGCAGAAGCAGATGCCTGAGGGGAAGCTGATGGTGGATGGCTTCCTCCTCTGTGTggacgtcagcaggggcatgaaCCGCAGCTTTGACGAACAGATGAAGTTCATCACTAATCTCTACAACCAGCTAGCCAAGAACAAGAAGCCAGTAGTTCTGGTGCTCACCAAGTGCGACGAGGGGGTGGAGCGCTACATCAAGGACTCGCACACCTTCGCCCTGGCCAAGAAGAACCTCCAGGTGGTGGAGACGTCAGCACGCTCCAACGTCAATGTAGACCTGGCCTTCCTCACTCTGGTGCAGCTGATAGACAAGGGCCGGGGCAAACCCAAGATCATCCCCTACTTTGAGGCCTTGAAGCAACAGAGCCAGCAGATCGCCTCGGCTAAAGACCACTACGAATGGCAGGTCAGCCGCATCGTGAAGAACCACAATGAGACGTGGCCCAACATAAACCAGCGCATGCAGACCTCTCCAGAGTACAAGGAGTATGTCTTCCTGGAGGGCACGGCCAAAGCCAAGAAGCTCTTCCAGCAGCACGTCCACAGGCTCAAACAGGAGCACATTGAGCGAAGGCGGAAGGTCTATCTCAGCACCCTGCCTCAGGCACTGGTTTCCCTAGTCCCTGCGCTGGACGAGATCGACCACCTGAGCTGGTCCGGGGTCCAGAAGGTTCTGGAGACCAAGCGGGACTTCTCCCATTGGTTCGTTGTGTTGGACGACACCCCCTGGGAGACCACGTCACACATAGACAACATGGAGGACGAGAGGATTCCAGAAGATCTCCTGGAGACCCCTGTGGCCGAGACGATTTATGAGAGCCACCTGGAGCACCTGAGAAACGAGCGCAAAAAGGGGGAGATGAAGTGGGAGTTCAAGGAAAAGCTCAGTGCCTCTCCCTTTATCACAGCAGGCAAGCCCTGGGAGGAGGCACGCAGCTTCATCATGAATGAAGACTTCTATCAGTGGCTCGAGGAACCAGAGTACCTAGACATCTACAACAGGCACCAGAAGGAGATCATCGACCGAGCCAAGGAGGACTTCCAGGAGCTGCTGCTGGAGTACTCAGAGCTCTTCTATGAGCTGGAGGTAGACGCCAAGCCAAGTAAGGAGAAGATGGGGGCCATCCAGGAGGTGTTGGGGGAGGAGCAAAGGTTCAAGGCCCTGCAGAAGTTACAGGCAGAGAGGGACGCTTTGGTGCTCAAGCATATCCACTTTGTCTACCACCCCACCAAGGAGACCTGCCCAAATAGCCCCCACTGTGTGGACTGTAAGATCGAACAGGTTCTAGCCTCCAAGTTCCCCACTCGATACTCCTTCTTTGATAGCCATAAACCGGGTGACGGGAACGCAGATCGGATTAACCTGGTCATTCTGGGTAAAGACGGCCTGGGTAGAGAACTGGCCaatgagatcagggctttgtgcacTAATGACGACCGGTACGTGCTGGATGGGAAAATGTATGAGTTGTCCCTCCGGCCCATAGAAGGCAACGTTCGGCTGCCGGTCAATTCCTTCCACACACCTACCTTCACCCCCCATGGTGTCCTGTGTCTCTACAACTCTAAGGAGTCACTATCCTACATTGTGGAGAGCATTGAAAAGCTCAGAGAGTCCACGCTAGGCCGAAGGGAAAACAGTCTATTTCAGCTGCCCATGAACCTTCTCCTAGTCACCAAACGGGGAGTAGGGTCCGTCAGGGACATTGGGGGGGAGACGGCCCACACACTTATCCTCCAGGGGCAGCAGGTGGCTGGGAAGCTACAATGTGGTTACCTAGACCCCGCCTCCCCTGGGGTGGGCTATGGACGCAATGTGAACGAAAAGCAGATCAACCAGGTGTTAAAAGGTCTGTTAGAATGCCGTAGGCCCCCTGggagcataggcagcagctcccCTCCTTTACCCCCTTCCTTCAGAGACTCTCACTCCCAGCCCATCCCTGAGACAGACCTGCGGATAGTCATGTGCCTGATGTGTGGGGACGATTATGACGTGGAGCAGCTCCTTTCGCCTCTCCTGCTGCCCCAGCACTGTCGGCCGGCCTCCAGCCTGAGCAGTGGAACGTCCGTGCTCCTAGAGCTCACGGTGGGGGCTCAGAGGCACACCATCGACCTTTCCCTGCTCTCCTTCCACTCCTCATTTGCCCTACGGAAGAGCCGGCTGGTGCACGGCTACATCGCTGTGTATTCGGCCAGGCGCAAGGCGTCCATGGAGACCCTGTGTGCGTTCCTGTGCGAGGTGCAGGACATCATCCCCGTGCAGCTGCTGGCAGTGGTGGAGAGTCAGGCTGAGCTGTCGGACTCTGAAGCGGCCAGGGAGCAGGTGAGCCAGGGGGAGGAGCTGGCCCGGGAGATCGAGGCCAGGTTTAACACAGTAGTGTGTGGGCCCGGAGGGGTGGTGGGAGGCCTGCACAGGATAGACCTCTTCCAGCCCTTCCTGAAGGAGGTTGTGGAGAAACGCACCATAGTGGAGGCCACACACATGTACGATAATGTAGCAGAGGcctgcaccactgagagcatgaGCCCGGCCCGCTGCAATTCCCCCAGCCccatcaacaccctgctagactCTGAGGAGGATGTGGAGCCCTCGCCCCCCTACCCCGATGGTACCCCCACCTCCCACCTGGGGGGTTTCAAGCTCCCTGACCTGGAGTCCAGCGACGCCTTCTCGGTCATCTCCGAGATCAGCACCTTCGAGAGTAAGCTCAACAACAAGGTGCCCCCGCAGGTACGGCCCAAGCCCCCCGTACGGAAAGTCAACCTGGGGCCCTACATGGACCAGCAAGGGACCAACCGCCGCTCCTTACCCCCTGCTGTCACCTGGGCGCCGGGCAGCGACGGTGGCTACGACCCCTCGGACTACGCCGAGCCCGTGGATGCCGTGATCAAACAGCGGCCCACGGAGGAGGAGAGCATCTACTCGGTGCCCCATGACAGCACTCAGGGCAAGATCATCACCATCCGCAACGCCAACAAGCATTCTAACGGCGGGGGCAATGGCTCGGATAGCGAGGCTGACAGCAGCTCCCTGGAGCGGAGGCGGAAGATGTCTGCTCTGGGGGTGAAGCCGCGGCTGTACCGCGACCGCTCGAAACGCCTGGGCAAGTTCAGCAGCTTCCGCACTAGCTTCTCTATCGGCAGTGATGACGAGCTGGGGCCACCCAAAGCACCAGAGGAGCTGGGCGGGGCGCACAAGGGGGACAACTCTATTAACGAGGAGGGTGAGGACCCCAAGAGGAGGAACATCCTCAGGAGCCTGCGCAGAAACACCAAG AAACCGCGGCCCAAGCCCAGGCATTCCTTATCCAAAGTAGAAAGCAACTACTTTGGCGTGCCATTGGCCAGCGTGGTGACACCTGACCGACCCATCCCGCTCTTCATCGACAAGTGCATCCGATATATCGAGGCAACAG gTATCACTACTGAAGGGATCTACAGGGTGAGTGGGAACAAGTCAGAGATGGAGAGCATGCAGAGGCAGTTTGACCAGG ACCATAACCTGGACCTGGTGGAGAAGGACTTCACTATCCACACGGTGGCCGGGGCCATGAAGGCCTTCTTCTCTGAGCTTCCTGAACCACTGGTGCCCTACAGCCATCAGATTGAACTGGTGGAGGCCTTCA AGATCAACGACAGGGATCAGCGGGTTCACGCCATGAAGGACATCCTGCGCCGTTTCCCCAGGGAAAACTACGACGTCTTCAAATACGTCATCAATCACTTGAACAA